Genomic DNA from Mycobacterium stomatepiae:
CAGGCGGCGATCAACGAGGCGATCGACCAGGCCGACGGCGACAATGTCGGCGCGCTGGTGCTCACCGGCAACGACCGGGTTTTCAGCGGCGGCTTCGACCTGAAGATCCTGACCTCCGGCGAGGCGCAGCCCGCGATCGACATGCTCCGGGGTGGCTTCGAATTGTCGTACCGGCTGCTGTCCTACCCGAAGCCGGTGGTGATCGCCTGCACCGGGCACGCCATCGCGATGGGATCGTTCCTGCTGGCCTCCGGTGACCATCGGATCGCGGCGCACGCCTACAACATCCAGGCCAACGAGGTGAAGATCGGTATGACGATCCCCTATGCGGCCCTGGAAATCATGAAGCTGCGGCTGACGCGTTCGGCATATCAGCAAGCAACCGGGCTGGCCAAGACCTTCTTCGGTGAAACCGCCCTTGCCGCAGGCTTTGTCGACGAGATCGTGCTGCCGGAGATGGTGGTCAGCCGCGCCGAGGAAGCCGCGCAAGAATTCGCCGGCCTGCACCAGCACGCCCACGCCGCAACGAAATTGCGTGCCCGTGCGGACACGCTCAAGGCGCTGCGCGCCGGAATCGACGGTATCGAAGCAGAATTCGGCCTTTAGGGAGGAGGCGATGCGGCTGCCCGGGCAACCGCCTCCCCTCCTGTCGCCTCCTCCGCTTCGCAGTGTGGCACGAAGACGACGGGCCGTCACTTCACCTTTGAACCAGGTGTCAGACGGCCCAGCGGAAGCGCTTGAGGTACGCCTGCCAATCCCACGTCAGCAAGAACTCCTGCGCCGCCCCATAACCCTTCTGGTACAGCGCCTCGAGGCGGTCCGCGGCGACATCGAAGTCCAGGACGCCCACATCGGTCGATTCGACCGCGATCGCGCGGGCAGCCAACCACGGCTGGTTGAGGTGGGTTTGGTCGTGGCCCGCCAGCATCGTGGTGAGCAGGCTTTCCAGCAACGCCGTCTGCTCGAAAAAGCGCAACGGTTTCAGCGCCGGCATCACCGCACTGAAACCCTCGTTGAGCCTCGGTAAGACGGTGACCCCAAATGTGGGCCAGCGCGGGACTTTTCCGTCGAACCGGTCGAAGGTGTCGATCGGAAAGTTCGACAGTACCCCCCCGTCGACAAGGGTGGACGTTACTCCGCTGAGGCTGCGCAGCTTCACCGGGGGGTAAAAGAACGGGATCGCCATCGACGCGCGCACCGCGTCGGCGACCAGCTGCTCATCGGGGTCTAGCCCGTAGAGCCGCCGGTAGTCCCAGGGCAGTCGCACCAACTGTGCCGCGGTCACGTCGGCGACGGTGACCACCAGCTTGTGACGCGGCCTATCGGGCATCGTGCGTTCATCGAGAAGCAGATCGCCGAAGTAGGTGACGCCCAGGTTCTTCAGCTCGCTGCGAATCCAGTCGTGGGCGGCGTCACCGCGAAACATGCTGGTGTCCCGCACAAGTCCCCATGCGGCGCCGAGCACCGGGATGGGCCCGGCGTCGCGCCATTTGCTCAGCGGCGCCGACAGCGCGAGCTCCTTGACCTCTTGGCTGGTTAGCTGGTCACCCTTGGACGCGGCCGCCAGGATCGCACCGACCACCGACCCAGCCGAGACGCCCGACACCCGCGGAAATGCATATCCCGCGTCCATCAAAGCAACGATGGCACCCACCAGGCCGATGAACTTGACGCCCCCGCCGGAGAGAACGAGGTCCGCGGATTTCAGCTGTTGGCGTGCCCCTGCCATTACCCTCCTTGCGCTGAAACCCAGTCGTAGGCAAGGTACTTGCCGTCAAAGGTCACGACGACGCGGTCGCCCGACGGGTGCGGCTTCTTCTGCAGGTCAACGCTGAAGTTGATCGCGCTCATGATGCCGTCGCCGAACTGCTCGTAGATCAGTTCCTTGATGGCCCCACCGTACACCTGGAGCGCTTCGTAGAAGCGGTAGATGGTGGGATCGGTCGGCACCGCAGTAGGCAGCCCGCCACGCATCGGGGGTGCGGCCAGCACCGGCACCACCGACTCCTCGAGACCAAGCATCTTGGCCAACTGCTTGCCGAGCTCCGGCGGAATCGGATGCTGACCCAGCAACGCCGAGGTAGTCCACACCACCGGCCGGTCGATCGCGTCGGCCAGCTCCTGCCAGGTGAGGCCGCGCGCCAGCCGCGCAACGACGATCTGTTCGGTGATCTCGTCTCTGTTCATGAATCCAGCATGCTGCACGCGGACTGGGTGCGCTCGGTCGCCGTGACAATGCGCGTTGCAGAAGGCCCCTTCCGGTCGCGCGAAAGAGTTTCGCAAACACCGTGATTGGCGCCACGTCGAGATGTACTCTGCCTGCGTCGGATCTTCAGTCCCGAGGATCGGAGGCGCCGTGCGGATCATTGTCGACCTGAACCGCTGCCTGGGGTACGCGCACTGCGTACCGCTGGCGCCGGAAGTGCTCAAGCTCAGCGGTGAAGAGGCGCTCAGCTACGACCCCAACCCCGACGACGATCAGCGGCTGCGAGTGCTGCGGGCGGCCGCTGCCTGCCCGGTGCAGGCGATCATCGTCGACAAGCTCGACTGCGAGTAACGGAGCCGCCGTGAATCCGAACGGCTTCAAAGACAAGGGTCGCATCGTCATTGTCGGCGCCTCGCTGGCCGGGCTGCGTGCCGCCGAGGCGCTGTGCGACGAGGGTTTCCGGGGCGAGCTGACCATCGTCGGCGACGAGCCCGACGAGCCGTATGACCGGCCGCCGCTATCCAAGCAGGTCCTCAAGGGCTGGGTGGCCGCCGATCACACCAAACTGCCCCGGCTGCGCGCGGTGGACGCGAAGTGGCGCCTCGGGGTTGCCGCGACCGCCCTGGATCGAGCTAACCAACTGGTGCGCCTCGCCGACGGCAGCGAGGTGGTGGGCGACAGCCTGCTGATCGCCACAGGCGTGCGGTCGCGGCGCTGGCCCAACCCGGAGGAGGCCGCGTTGCAGGGCGTGTTCACCCTGCGCACCAACGCCGACGCGGCACGGTTGCAGGCCGCGTTGGCCGCCCGCCCGCGCCGGGTGCTGATCATCGGTTCGGGTTTCATCGGGTCGGAGGCCGCCTCGGTCTGCCGCGAGCTCGGCCTGGAGGTCACCGTCACCGAGCGCGGCCCGGGCCCACTATCGGGCGCCCTGGGCGGCGTCATCGGCGCGATCGCCGCCGAGATCCAGCGCGAGGCCGGGGTGGATCTGCGCACCGGCGTGTCGCTGCTCGCGCTTGACGGTGACGCCGACGGTCACGTGCGGCTTTCCGACGGCAGCACCCTCGACGTGGACGTCGTGGTGACGTCGTTGGGGTCGATCCGCAACGTCGAGTGGCTCGAGGGCGCCGGGCTGGCCGCCGGATTCTGGGGCGTGGGCTGCGACGCCGGGTGCCGCGCGTTCGACATCAACGGGGTGGTCACCAACCACATCTTCGTCGCGGGCGACATCGCCCGGTCCCCGCATGTGCTTTACGACTACGAGTTCCTCGCGATGGAGCACTGGGACAACGCGGTGCTGGGCGCCCGGGTCGCCGCACACAACATGGTCTGCGACGAGATCGACCGATGGGCGCACCTGCTGATCCCGCAATTCTGGTCGGCCCAGTTCGGTGTCAACATCAAATCCGTCGGCGTGCCGTCGTTCGGCGACGAGATTGTCTTCACCCAGGGCTCGGTCCGGCAGCGCCGGTTCGCCGCGGCTTACGGACGAAACGGCCGCATCGTCGGGGCGGTCACCTTCAATCACGCGAAGTGGATCGACCACTACCGCGAGCAGATCGCGCGGTCCGGGCCGTTCCCTCCGCATCCGCCGGGGTTCGATTTCCCGGAGAACATGCGGGTGATGCCCGCCGACTTTCCGGCGCGCGGCGTGCCCACCGAGACTCCGGACGTGGTGTTGACGGGGCACGACCCCAGCGAGTGGCGCGCTGAATTCCGTGCGCGGCCCCGATGAGTGAGGAACTTTCGATGACTTGCGCCGACGACGATGCAGTGGGGGCACCTCCCGCTTGCGGGGGACGAAGCGATGAGGTGTGGGTACCGCCCGCTTGCGGGGGAGAGTGGCGCCAATGACTCCCGAGGAAGCCTTCGACGCCGCCATGCGGTACGAAAATCGCGCGAACCCCTATCCGTACTTCGACGAGCTGCGCAAGACGCCGGTGGTGCGGGTGACCAACGGCATCTACGCGGTCACCGGGTACGAGGAGCTGATGGCACTCGCGCACGACCCCCGGGTGAGTTCGGACCTACGCAAGAGTCGCCCGATGGTCGGCCTGGGTCGCCGATTCGCCGGCGAGCCGACGGTCGACGTGGCCCCCGAACTTGCCGGAGCCTACGGGAAGGAGCCGAGCTTCATCGCTGCGGACCCGCCCGAGCACGATCGGGCGCGGCGGACGTGCATGCACTTCTTCGGCCCGCCCGATGCGCCGGATCTGATCCCCGGCCAAGAGCCGCTGTGTCAGCAGATCGTCAACGGGCTGCTCGACAAGGCGGTGGGCAAAACGCGCATCGATGTGGTCGACGAGTTCGCCTACCCGCTGCCGGTCAATGTGATCTGCCGGATCATGGGCGTGCCGATCGAAGACGAGCCGCTGTTTCACGCGTGGCTGGCGGACATCACGGCAGGCGTATTCGACCTCGGCCCCGACATCAACACCGAGGAGGGCCGGGCCCGTCGCGCCAAGGGGGAGGCCGCCGCCGACGAACTCAACGAGTACATCGTCGGGCTGGCCGATAAGGCCGCGAAATCGCCTGGGCCCGGGATGATTTCACAGTTGGCGCATTATGACGGCCCGGACGGACGGATGTCACCCAGTGCGATCGTGAACAACACCATCCTGCTGTTCTTCGCCGGCCACGATTCGACGGTCAACCTCATCGCGCACTGTGTGCTGACCGTGCTGCGCAATCCGTGGTCGATCGAATTACTAAGCAGTAAACCGGAATTGATTCCCGGCGCCATCGAAGAAGTGCTGCGCCTGCAGTCGTCGGTGCAGTTCTTCCCGACCCGGTCGGCGCTGGCCGACATCGACATCGGCGGCACCACCATTCCCAAAGGCGCGCCCATCTATCTCATGTACGGTGCGGCCAACCGGGATCCGCGACGCTTTACCGACCCCGACACGTTCGACCCCCGGCGCGCCGACAACGAGCACGTGGGCTGGGGTCGCGGCATACACGTCTGCTTCGGCGGCCCGCTGGCTCGGTTAGAGGTCAACACCGCGTTCGAGGTGTTCTTGCGCCGGGTGAAAAACCCACGGCTGGTTGAAGATCCGCCGCCCTATCGCATCAGCCAGGTGTTCCGCGGGCCACGCCATCTGCTGGTCGATTACGACGAGGTCCGGCCCTGAGCCAACGGGCCGTCAGACCGGCTTGGTCGCGGTGACCAACCGGGTGGCGAACCAGGGGCCGCCGTACCACATCCGCCAGCCGACGTTGCGCCGCCGCACGTGGTGCCAACCCAGCTGACGCAGATGCGCGGCGTGACGGTTCGTTTCCCAGAGGTCGGCGATCGCTAGCCGGCCGCCCGGGCGCAGCACCCGGATCGCCTCGTCCAGCGCCTTGCGCCGGCCCTCGTGGGTTCCGATGTTGTGGATGGCCAAACTGCTGACGATGGCGTCCACGCTCTCGCCGGCCAGCGGCAGCGCGGTCATGTCGGCGGGCGCACCTCGACGCGGTCGGCGACGCTTTCCAGGTCCGCGTTGGACAACGTTGCCTGCTGCGAATTTTCGGTCTGGTCGGCACGCCAAAGGTCGACACCTATCGCTCGGCCCTGCGGCACCCGCTTGGCCGCGGCCAGCAACACCGCACCGCGCCCACACCCGAGATCGAGCACGGTTTCATCGCCTCGCAAGCGCAGCTCATCGAGGATCCGGTCCCACACCACGAACTTGCCGCGCCTGGTTGCGTAGATATACGACGCGGCAGTCGCGAGCACTTCGACCGCAGAAGCGGCGCCGAGCGCGGCCGCCAATCGATGGCCGCGGGCCAGCGCGACACCGGCGCTAGCGAGCAGGACGCCGGAGGTGCCGGCCACGCCCGCCAGCTGCGCCCCGGCCGAGACGGTGTGGAAAGACCCGTCGTACCCGTATTCGCCCCTGCGCCGGCGGGCCAGCCCCGCGTCTGCCACCACGGCCTGCCTCACCAGCGTCCGCGGTGGACGACTTCGTCGAACGGGCGCCGGTCCGGCTTGTGGATCGGAGCAATCGGGCGGTCGGCCGGATACCCGACTCCGAGCATGAAGGCCACCAGGTGGTCGTCCGGCACACCCAGGATCGCGCGCGCTTTCTCCTGATCCCCCACCGACGAGT
This window encodes:
- the cynS gene encoding cyanase → MNRDEITEQIVVARLARGLTWQELADAIDRPVVWTTSALLGQHPIPPELGKQLAKMLGLEESVVPVLAAPPMRGGLPTAVPTDPTIYRFYEALQVYGGAIKELIYEQFGDGIMSAINFSVDLQKKPHPSGDRVVVTFDGKYLAYDWVSAQGG
- a CDS encoding ferredoxin, with product MRIIVDLNRCLGYAHCVPLAPEVLKLSGEEALSYDPNPDDDQRLRVLRAAAACPVQAIIVDKLDCE
- a CDS encoding NAD(P)/FAD-dependent oxidoreductase produces the protein MNPNGFKDKGRIVIVGASLAGLRAAEALCDEGFRGELTIVGDEPDEPYDRPPLSKQVLKGWVAADHTKLPRLRAVDAKWRLGVAATALDRANQLVRLADGSEVVGDSLLIATGVRSRRWPNPEEAALQGVFTLRTNADAARLQAALAARPRRVLIIGSGFIGSEAASVCRELGLEVTVTERGPGPLSGALGGVIGAIAAEIQREAGVDLRTGVSLLALDGDADGHVRLSDGSTLDVDVVVTSLGSIRNVEWLEGAGLAAGFWGVGCDAGCRAFDINGVVTNHIFVAGDIARSPHVLYDYEFLAMEHWDNAVLGARVAAHNMVCDEIDRWAHLLIPQFWSAQFGVNIKSVGVPSFGDEIVFTQGSVRQRRFAAAYGRNGRIVGAVTFNHAKWIDHYREQIARSGPFPPHPPGFDFPENMRVMPADFPARGVPTETPDVVLTGHDPSEWRAEFRARPR
- a CDS encoding cytochrome P450, which produces MTPEEAFDAAMRYENRANPYPYFDELRKTPVVRVTNGIYAVTGYEELMALAHDPRVSSDLRKSRPMVGLGRRFAGEPTVDVAPELAGAYGKEPSFIAADPPEHDRARRTCMHFFGPPDAPDLIPGQEPLCQQIVNGLLDKAVGKTRIDVVDEFAYPLPVNVICRIMGVPIEDEPLFHAWLADITAGVFDLGPDINTEEGRARRAKGEAAADELNEYIVGLADKAAKSPGPGMISQLAHYDGPDGRMSPSAIVNNTILLFFAGHDSTVNLIAHCVLTVLRNPWSIELLSSKPELIPGAIEEVLRLQSSVQFFPTRSALADIDIGGTTIPKGAPIYLMYGAANRDPRRFTDPDTFDPRRADNEHVGWGRGIHVCFGGPLARLEVNTAFEVFLRRVKNPRLVEDPPPYRISQVFRGPRHLLVDYDEVRP
- a CDS encoding patatin-like phospholipase family protein; this translates as MAGARQQLKSADLVLSGGGVKFIGLVGAIVALMDAGYAFPRVSGVSAGSVVGAILAAASKGDQLTSQEVKELALSAPLSKWRDAGPIPVLGAAWGLVRDTSMFRGDAAHDWIRSELKNLGVTYFGDLLLDERTMPDRPRHKLVVTVADVTAAQLVRLPWDYRRLYGLDPDEQLVADAVRASMAIPFFYPPVKLRSLSGVTSTLVDGGVLSNFPIDTFDRFDGKVPRWPTFGVTVLPRLNEGFSAVMPALKPLRFFEQTALLESLLTTMLAGHDQTHLNQPWLAARAIAVESTDVGVLDFDVAADRLEALYQKGYGAAQEFLLTWDWQAYLKRFRWAV
- a CDS encoding crotonase/enoyl-CoA hydratase family protein; the protein is MSGPVTYSLKDTVAVIRMDDGKVNALGPTMQAAINEAIDQADGDNVGALVLTGNDRVFSGGFDLKILTSGEAQPAIDMLRGGFELSYRLLSYPKPVVIACTGHAIAMGSFLLASGDHRIAAHAYNIQANEVKIGMTIPYAALEIMKLRLTRSAYQQATGLAKTFFGETALAAGFVDEIVLPEMVVSRAEEAAQEFAGLHQHAHAATKLRARADTLKALRAGIDGIEAEFGL